One window of Acropora palmata chromosome 1, jaAcrPala1.3, whole genome shotgun sequence genomic DNA carries:
- the LOC141881386 gene encoding uncharacterized protein LOC141881386 isoform X2 has translation MTTVNMSSILRNSITDELEQEFRARYLKTLREMVNDHLQQLAFFYFGGPEISNLLRIEEERKFLWTDVKALKKGLRVVGRDDLAKDWEEFETKRNLALLLDASMPKIWKDIPRQNRFEYVEAILNPRLANYALDKNTGRSLRKSKISIEEVMISLKEQMETNLTEPWTKKLLPLIVNAGELLSKSETKNASPLPEDVVRCSDEICSTIKSLGEWKNENPLMSL, from the coding sequence ATGACAACCGTCAACATGTCATCTATTTTACGAAACAGCATTACTGACGAACTTGAGCAGGAATTTAGAGCACGTTATCTTAAGACTCTTCGTGAAATGGTGAATGATCATTTACAGCAGCTCgcgtttttttattttggaggGCCCGAAATATCTAACTTACTCCGgattgaagaagaaagaaagtttttatGGACAGATGTCAAGGCTTTGAAGAAAGGTCTGAGAGTCGTCGGTAGAGACGATCTTGCCAAAGATTGGGAAGAATTTGAGACGAAAAGGAATCTTGCTCTTCTTCTCGATGCTTCGATGCCGAAGATCTGGAAGGACATTCCGAGACAAAATCGCTTTGAATATGTCGAAGCCATATTAAATCCACGCCTAGCGAACTATGCGTTGGATAAAAACACCGGTAGGTCATTAAGGAAATCAAAAATAAGCATAGAGGAAGTTATGATTTCTTTGAAGGAACAAATGGAAACCAACCTCACAGAGCCTTGGACTAAGAAGCTGCTGCCTCTTATTGTCAATGCCGGAGAACTTTTATCCAAAAGCGAAACCAAGAACGCGAGCCCTTTGCCGGAAGATGTGGTGCGCTGTTCAGATGAAATATGCTCAACAATAAAGAGTTTAGGCGAATGG
- the LOC141881386 gene encoding uncharacterized protein LOC141881386 isoform X1 yields MTTVNMSSILRNSITDELEQEFRARYLKTLREMVNDHLQQLAFFYFGGPEISNLLRIEEERKFLWTDVKALKKGLRVVGRDDLAKDWEEFETKRNLALLLDASMPKIWKDIPRQNRFEYVEAILNPRLANYALDKNTGRSLRKSKISIEEVMISLKEQMETNLTEPWTKKLLPLIVNAGELLSKSETKNASPLPEDVVRCSDEICSTIKSLGEWDEFCGCVEELYSEEYQRLENWG; encoded by the coding sequence ATGACAACCGTCAACATGTCATCTATTTTACGAAACAGCATTACTGACGAACTTGAGCAGGAATTTAGAGCACGTTATCTTAAGACTCTTCGTGAAATGGTGAATGATCATTTACAGCAGCTCgcgtttttttattttggaggGCCCGAAATATCTAACTTACTCCGgattgaagaagaaagaaagtttttatGGACAGATGTCAAGGCTTTGAAGAAAGGTCTGAGAGTCGTCGGTAGAGACGATCTTGCCAAAGATTGGGAAGAATTTGAGACGAAAAGGAATCTTGCTCTTCTTCTCGATGCTTCGATGCCGAAGATCTGGAAGGACATTCCGAGACAAAATCGCTTTGAATATGTCGAAGCCATATTAAATCCACGCCTAGCGAACTATGCGTTGGATAAAAACACCGGTAGGTCATTAAGGAAATCAAAAATAAGCATAGAGGAAGTTATGATTTCTTTGAAGGAACAAATGGAAACCAACCTCACAGAGCCTTGGACTAAGAAGCTGCTGCCTCTTATTGTCAATGCCGGAGAACTTTTATCCAAAAGCGAAACCAAGAACGCGAGCCCTTTGCCGGAAGATGTGGTGCGCTGTTCAGATGAAATATGCTCAACAATAAAGAGTTTAGGCGAATGG